In one Takifugu flavidus isolate HTHZ2018 chromosome 9, ASM371156v2, whole genome shotgun sequence genomic region, the following are encoded:
- the rapgef2b gene encoding rap guanine nucleotide exchange factor 2 isoform X6, whose product MKPLAASDSNGVPSQQDKPPLPADFSRLHLADGLHPQVTHVSSSHSGCSITSDSGSSSLSDIYQATENEPGDMDLSGLPETAVDSEEDDDEEDIERSSDPLMSRDIVRDCLEKDPMDRTDDDIEQLLEFMHQLPAFANMTMSVRRELCAVMVFAVVERAGTIVLNDGEELDSWSVILNGSVEVTYPEGRTEILCMGNSFGVSPTMEKEYMKGVMKTKVDDCQFVCIAQQDYCCILNQVEKNMQKVEEEGEIVMVKEHRELDRTGTRKGHIVIKGTAERLTMHLVEEHSVVDPTYIEDFLLTYRTFLSSPMVVGKKLLEWFHDPSLRDKVTRVVLLWVNNHFNDFEGDLAMTHFLEEFENNLEKEKMCGHLRLLNIACAAKAKPRLVTLTKSARDSPLAFSLLGGQEKGFPIFIDTVEPGSKAAEVGLKRGDQILEVNGQNFENVQLTKANEILKNNTHLSITVKTNLLVFKELLTRPEHDHDLDAEEEHDRKNGAPHLPKIGDIKKASRYSIPDLAVDVEQVIGLEKASKKAKTNTVGGRNKLKKIFDKTLTSILPPKPYNDVCVGQSQDDSIVGMKQSKQIPQPLPVSGNLSSSNPDLLQSHHRILDFNNQPDMTDQVLRVFKADQQSRYIMIGKDTTAKEVVAQAIREFALTAAADAYSLCEVSVTPEGVIKQRRLPDQLSKLADRIQLSGRYYLKSNMETETLCSDEDAQDLLRESQISLLQLSTVEVATQLSMRAFELFCAIEPTEYIDDLFKLRSKLSSASLKRFEEAINHETFWVATEVTREPNQLKRMKTIKHFIKIALHCRECKNFSSMFAIISGLNLAPVSRLRGTWEKVPSKYEKLFGDLQDLFDPSRNMAKYRNVLNNQNLQPPIIPLFPVIKKDLTFLHEGNDSKVDGLVNFEKLRMIAKEIRHVGRMASVNMDPALMFRTRKKKWRSLGSLSQGSANAAVLDVTQTGGHKKRVRRSSFLNAKKLYEDAQMARKVKQYLSKLSLETNEDSLQTLSLQCEPSISTLPKNASGKRPDTSPVVSRAASQQRGQLAKGNQALQVPAVALYPSRKKVPVKDLPPFGTSSPQSLKKILSLSEEGNERHRRQPEDTMSNASSQLSSPPTSPQSSPKKGYTRMGDAYSDSGHSEISSRSSLVSNSSFDMAQDERRLRHSGGLGESHIGGSRLERRATTDPDQYSLGSYSSMQDCRGIYTGCPTVLSSPSSEELTQDQGDRVSLDAADSGRGSWTSCSSGSHDNIQTMQQGRSWETLAFGGGGGGLGGLPPGGPDSLLGGSAALWAAQARGSWASASSSSSSAAYWGEDSEGDTGTIKRRGGKDINADPETSSITSTGSEEAKQLGRPSPSPITAGGKGLLSRKESRYREPPPTPPGYTALSISDLGDGHQQPPTATTSTLTHTGRRPPDYTTALQRSRMVTQSPDSHKAHQRLQRTRSPAEDQEAEEEEEGESKSSKVVALRKAKPVAQHTAGSPRP is encoded by the exons GCCACAGAAAACGAGCCAGGGGACATGGACCTGAGCGGCTTGCCGGAGACTGCTGTGGActcagaggaggatgatgacgaGGAGGACATCGAGCGGTCGTCAGACCCCCTCATGAGCCGGGACATCGTGCGGGACTGCCTGGAGAAGGACCCCATGGACAGAACTGACGATGACATTG AGCAATTATTGGAATTCATGCATCAACTGCCAGCATTTGCTAACATGACCATGTCCGTGCGAAGGGAACTCTGCGCGGTCATGGTGTTCGCCGTGGTTGAACGCGCAGGCACCATCGTCCTGAACGATGGAGAGGAG CTGGACTCATGGTCAGTCATCCTTAATGGTTCGGTGGAGGTGACGTACCCTGAGGGCCGGACAGAGATCCTCTGTATGGGAAACAGTTTCGGGGTGTCACCAACCATGGAAAAGGAGTACATGAAGGGTGTCATGAAGACCAAAGTGGATGATTGCCAG TTTGTGTGTATAGCCCAGCAGGACTACTGCTGCATTCTTAACCAAGTAGAGAAAAACATGCAGAAggtggaagaggaaggagagattGTTATGGTCAAAGAACACCGAGAACTTGATCGCACAGGCACCAGGAAGGGACACATTGTCATCAAG GGCACAGCGGAGCGTCTCACCATGCATCTGGTAGAGGAACACTCGGTGGTGGACCCCACTTATATCGAGGACTTCCTGTTGACGTACAGGACCTTTCTCTCCAGCCCCATGGTCGTGGGCAAGAAGCTCCTGGAGTGGTTCCACGACCCAAGTCTCAGGGACAAG GTTACACGGGTCGTCTTGCTGTGGGTAAACAATCACTTCAATGACTTTGAGGGTGACCTTGCAATGACTCACTTTCTGGAAGAGTTTGAAAACAATCTGGAGAAAGAA AAAATGTGTGGGCACCTCAGACTGTTAAATATAGCATGTGCTGCTAAAGCCAAGCCACGGCTGGTGACACTCACAAAGTCAGCCAGGGACTCTCCGTTGGCCTTCAGCCTTCTTGGTGGCCAAGAGAAAGGTTTCCCTATATTTATTGATACTGTGGAACCAGGCAGCAAGGCAGCAGAAGTCGGCCTTAAGCGTGGAGATCAA ATCTTGGAAGTCAATGGACAGAACTTTGAGAATGTCCAGCTCACCAAAGCTAATGAGATTCTGAAGAATAACACCCACTTATCCATAACTGTGAAAACAAACCTTTTAG TGTTTAAAGAGCTGCTAACCAGGCCAGAACATGACCATGACTTAGATGCTGAGGAAGAACATGATCGGAAGAACGGTGCACCCCATTTGCCGAAGATAGGAGACATCAAGAAAGCCAGCCGCTACTCTATCCCTGACCTGGCTGTAGATGTGGAGCAAGTGATAGGCCTGGAGAAGGCCAGCAAGAAAGCAAAAACCAACACAGTGGGCGGACGCAACAAGCTGAAGAAGATCTTTGACAAGACCCTCACCAGCATCCTGCCTCCCAAACCCTACAA TGACGTTTGCGTGGGCCAATCACAAGATGACAGCATTGTGGGAATGAAGCAGTCCAAACAGATCCCACAACCTCTGCCTGTCAGTGGAAACCTGTCTTCGTCTAATCCTGACCTTCTGCAGTCCCACCACCGCATCCTAGACTTCAACAACCAGCCCG ATATGACGGATCAGGTTTTACGAGTCTTCAAGGCGGATCAGCAGTCTCGATACATCATGATTGGGAAAGACACGACGGCTAAAGAAGTGGTGGCTCAGGCTATCAGGGAGTTTGCcctcactgcagcagcagatgcttACTCTCTTTGTGAAGTATCTGTCACACCAGAGGGTGTCATCAAACAGAGGCGGCTTCCAGACCAACTGTCCAAACTCGCTGACAGGATTCAGCTGAGTGGCAG ATACTACCTGAAGAGCAACATGGAGACAGAGACGTTATGCTCAGATGAGGACGCTCAGGATCTCTTGCGAGAAAGCCAGATTtctttgctgcagctcagcaCGGTTGAGGTTGCCACGCAGCTCTCCATGCGAGCTTTCGAACTATTCTGCGCCATCGAGCCCACAGAGTACATCGACGACCTGTTTAAGCTGCGATCGAAGCTGAGCTCGGCCAGCCTGAAGCGTTTTGAGGAGGCCATCAACCACGAGACCTTCTGGGTGGCCACAGAGGTGACGAGGGAGCCCAATCAGCTCAAACGCATGAAGACTATAAAGCATTTCATCAAAATTGCTCTGCACTGCCGGGAGTGCAAGAACTTCAGCTCCATGTTTGCCATCATTAG TGGGTTGAACTTGGCTCCAGTGTCTAGACTGAGGGGAACATGGGAGAAGGTGCCCAGCAAATACGAGAAACTCTTTGGGGACCTTCAAGACCTCTTTGACCCGTCGAGAAACATGGCCAAGTACAGAAACGTGCTCAACAATCAAAACCTCCAGCCTCCAATCATCCCCCTGTTCCCCGTCATCAAAAAGGACCTCACCTTCCTACATGAAG GGAATGATTCTAAAGTGGACGGCCTTGTAAACTTTGAGAAGCTGAGGATGATCGCCAAAGAAATTCGCCATGTTGGACGAATGGCCTCTGTCAACATGGACCCAGCCCTCATGTTCCGGACCAG GAAGAAGAAATGGAGAAGTTTAGG TTCTCTGAGCCAAGGTAGTGCCAATGCAGCAGTGCTTGACGTCACCCAGACAGGAGGGCACAAGAAGCGTGTACGCCGCAGCTCCTTCCTGAATGCCAAAAAGCTTTACGAGGATGCCCAGATGGCCAGGAAGGTCAAGCAGTACCTGTCCAAACTCAGCCTAGAGACTAATGAGGACAGTCTGCAGACACTTTCCCTTCAATGTGAACCTTCCATCAGCACAT TGCCTAAGAATGCTAGTGGGAAAAGACCAGACACCTCACCTGTTGTATCAAGAGCTGCCAGCCAGCAGAGGGGTCAGTTGGCCAAAGGAAACCAGGCCCTGCAGGTTCCTGCTGTAGCCCTTTACCCATCCAGGAAGAAAGTCCCAGTTAAAGATCTGCCACCATTTG GCACCAGCTCTCCTCAGTCTCTGAAGAAGattctgtctctgtcagaggAGGGGAATGAAAGGCACCGCAGGCAGCCAGAGGACACCATGTCCAACGCCTCCTCTCAACTCTCCTCCCCACCCACCTCCCCTCAGAGCTCGCCCAAGAAGG GTTACACAAGAATGGGAGATGCTTACTCGGACTCGGGCCACAGTGAGATCTCCTCTCGCTCCAGCCTCGTCAGCAACTCGTCTTTTGACATGGCtcaggatgagaggagactCCGTCACTCTGGTGGACTTGGGGAGTCGCACATTGGTGGGTCGCGGCTGGAGCGAAGAGCCACCACTGATCCTGACCAGTACAGCCTGGG GTCCTACTCATCCATGCAGGACTGTCGGGGCATTTACACCGGCTGCCCCAcagttctctcctctcccagttcagaggagctgactcagGATCAGGGAGATCGCGTTTCCCTCGACGCTGCAGACAGCGGCCGCggctcctggacctcctgctcctctgggtCCCATGACAACATCCAGACCATGCAGCAGGGTCGCAGCTGGGAGACTTTAGCCTTTGGTGGGGGCGGTGGTGGCCTTGGTGGACTTCCCCCCGGAGGACCAGACTCTTTACTCGGGggatctgctgctctctgggcAGCCCAAGCCAGGGGGAGTTGGGCAtctgccagctcctcctcatcttcgGCTGCATACTGGGGAGAAGACTCTGAGGGTGATACTGGGACCATTAAGAGGAGAGGTGGAAAAGATATCAATGCTGACCCAGAAACAAGTAGCATCACATCCACTGGATCAGAGGAGGCCAAGCAGCTCGGCCGGCCCTCCCCGTCCCCCATCACCGCTGGGGGTAAAGGCCTACTTT CACGAAAAGAAAGCCGCTACCGCGAGCCCCCCCCAACGCCCCCTGGCTACACTGCCCTGTCCATCTCTGACCTCGGAGATGGGCACCAGCAACCCCCCACAGCTACCACGTCCACGTTAACCCACACGGGCCGCCGGCCGCCGGACTACACAACAGCTTTGCAGCGCTCGCGCATGGTCACACAGTCGCCAGATTCCCACAAGGCCCACCAACGGCTTCAACGCACACGCTCACCAGCTGAGGACCAAGAggccgaggaggaagaggagggtgagtcCAAGTCTTCCAAAGTAGTGGCTCTGAGGAAGGCAAAGCCAGTGGCACAACACACCGCAGGGAGTCCCAGACCATGA
- the rapgef2b gene encoding rap guanine nucleotide exchange factor 2 isoform X5 gives MIVVDYMDENEEYFQRQASHRQSRRRFRKINQKGERQTIIDTVDPYPAGKPPIARGYHTLPADFSRLHLADGLHPQVTHVSSSHSGCSITSDSGSSSLSDIYQATENEPGDMDLSGLPETAVDSEEDDDEEDIERSSDPLMSRDIVRDCLEKDPMDRTDDDIEQLLEFMHQLPAFANMTMSVRRELCAVMVFAVVERAGTIVLNDGEELDSWSVILNGSVEVTYPEGRTEILCMGNSFGVSPTMEKEYMKGVMKTKVDDCQFVCIAQQDYCCILNQVEKNMQKVEEEGEIVMVKEHRELDRTGTRKGHIVIKGTAERLTMHLVEEHSVVDPTYIEDFLLTYRTFLSSPMVVGKKLLEWFHDPSLRDKVTRVVLLWVNNHFNDFEGDLAMTHFLEEFENNLEKEKMCGHLRLLNIACAAKAKPRLVTLTKSARDSPLAFSLLGGQEKGFPIFIDTVEPGSKAAEVGLKRGDQILEVNGQNFENVQLTKANEILKNNTHLSITVKTNLLVFKELLTRPEHDHDLDAEEEHDRKNGAPHLPKIGDIKKASRYSIPDLAVDVEQVIGLEKASKKAKTNTVGGRNKLKKIFDKTLTSILPPKPYNDVCVGQSQDDSIVGMKQSKQIPQPLPVSGNLSSSNPDLLQSHHRILDFNNQPDMTDQVLRVFKADQQSRYIMIGKDTTAKEVVAQAIREFALTAAADAYSLCEVSVTPEGVIKQRRLPDQLSKLADRIQLSGRYYLKSNMETETLCSDEDAQDLLRESQISLLQLSTVEVATQLSMRAFELFCAIEPTEYIDDLFKLRSKLSSASLKRFEEAINHETFWVATEVTREPNQLKRMKTIKHFIKIALHCRECKNFSSMFAIISGLNLAPVSRLRGTWEKVPSKYEKLFGDLQDLFDPSRNMAKYRNVLNNQNLQPPIIPLFPVIKKDLTFLHEGNDSKVDGLVNFEKLRMIAKEIRHVGRMASVNMDPALMFRTRKKKWRSLGSLSQGSANAAVLDVTQTGGHKKRVRRSSFLNAKKLYEDAQMARKVKQYLSKLSLETNEDSLQTLSLQCEPSISTLPKNASGKRPDTSPVVSRAASQQRGQLAKGNQALQVPAVALYPSRKKVPVKDLPPFGTSSPQSLKKILSLSEEGNERHRRQPEDTMSNASSQLSSPPTSPQSSPKKGYTRMGDAYSDSGHSEISSRSSLVSNSSFDMAQDERRLRHSGGLGESHIGGSRLERRATTDPDQYSLGSYSSMQDCRGIYTGCPTVLSSPSSEELTQDQGDRVSLDAADSGRGSWTSCSSGSHDNIQTMQQGRSWETLAFGGGGGGLGGLPPGGPDSLLGGSAALWAAQARGSWASASSSSSSAAYWGEDSEGDTGTIKRRGGKDINADPETSSITSTGSEEAKQLGRPSPSPITAGGKGLLSRKESRYREPPPTPPGYTALSISDLGDGHQQPPTATTSTLTHTGRRPPDYTTALQRSRMVTQSPDSHKAHQRLQRTRSPAEDQEAEEEEEGESKSSKVVALRKAKPVAQHTAGSPRP, from the exons GCCACAGAAAACGAGCCAGGGGACATGGACCTGAGCGGCTTGCCGGAGACTGCTGTGGActcagaggaggatgatgacgaGGAGGACATCGAGCGGTCGTCAGACCCCCTCATGAGCCGGGACATCGTGCGGGACTGCCTGGAGAAGGACCCCATGGACAGAACTGACGATGACATTG AGCAATTATTGGAATTCATGCATCAACTGCCAGCATTTGCTAACATGACCATGTCCGTGCGAAGGGAACTCTGCGCGGTCATGGTGTTCGCCGTGGTTGAACGCGCAGGCACCATCGTCCTGAACGATGGAGAGGAG CTGGACTCATGGTCAGTCATCCTTAATGGTTCGGTGGAGGTGACGTACCCTGAGGGCCGGACAGAGATCCTCTGTATGGGAAACAGTTTCGGGGTGTCACCAACCATGGAAAAGGAGTACATGAAGGGTGTCATGAAGACCAAAGTGGATGATTGCCAG TTTGTGTGTATAGCCCAGCAGGACTACTGCTGCATTCTTAACCAAGTAGAGAAAAACATGCAGAAggtggaagaggaaggagagattGTTATGGTCAAAGAACACCGAGAACTTGATCGCACAGGCACCAGGAAGGGACACATTGTCATCAAG GGCACAGCGGAGCGTCTCACCATGCATCTGGTAGAGGAACACTCGGTGGTGGACCCCACTTATATCGAGGACTTCCTGTTGACGTACAGGACCTTTCTCTCCAGCCCCATGGTCGTGGGCAAGAAGCTCCTGGAGTGGTTCCACGACCCAAGTCTCAGGGACAAG GTTACACGGGTCGTCTTGCTGTGGGTAAACAATCACTTCAATGACTTTGAGGGTGACCTTGCAATGACTCACTTTCTGGAAGAGTTTGAAAACAATCTGGAGAAAGAA AAAATGTGTGGGCACCTCAGACTGTTAAATATAGCATGTGCTGCTAAAGCCAAGCCACGGCTGGTGACACTCACAAAGTCAGCCAGGGACTCTCCGTTGGCCTTCAGCCTTCTTGGTGGCCAAGAGAAAGGTTTCCCTATATTTATTGATACTGTGGAACCAGGCAGCAAGGCAGCAGAAGTCGGCCTTAAGCGTGGAGATCAA ATCTTGGAAGTCAATGGACAGAACTTTGAGAATGTCCAGCTCACCAAAGCTAATGAGATTCTGAAGAATAACACCCACTTATCCATAACTGTGAAAACAAACCTTTTAG TGTTTAAAGAGCTGCTAACCAGGCCAGAACATGACCATGACTTAGATGCTGAGGAAGAACATGATCGGAAGAACGGTGCACCCCATTTGCCGAAGATAGGAGACATCAAGAAAGCCAGCCGCTACTCTATCCCTGACCTGGCTGTAGATGTGGAGCAAGTGATAGGCCTGGAGAAGGCCAGCAAGAAAGCAAAAACCAACACAGTGGGCGGACGCAACAAGCTGAAGAAGATCTTTGACAAGACCCTCACCAGCATCCTGCCTCCCAAACCCTACAA TGACGTTTGCGTGGGCCAATCACAAGATGACAGCATTGTGGGAATGAAGCAGTCCAAACAGATCCCACAACCTCTGCCTGTCAGTGGAAACCTGTCTTCGTCTAATCCTGACCTTCTGCAGTCCCACCACCGCATCCTAGACTTCAACAACCAGCCCG ATATGACGGATCAGGTTTTACGAGTCTTCAAGGCGGATCAGCAGTCTCGATACATCATGATTGGGAAAGACACGACGGCTAAAGAAGTGGTGGCTCAGGCTATCAGGGAGTTTGCcctcactgcagcagcagatgcttACTCTCTTTGTGAAGTATCTGTCACACCAGAGGGTGTCATCAAACAGAGGCGGCTTCCAGACCAACTGTCCAAACTCGCTGACAGGATTCAGCTGAGTGGCAG ATACTACCTGAAGAGCAACATGGAGACAGAGACGTTATGCTCAGATGAGGACGCTCAGGATCTCTTGCGAGAAAGCCAGATTtctttgctgcagctcagcaCGGTTGAGGTTGCCACGCAGCTCTCCATGCGAGCTTTCGAACTATTCTGCGCCATCGAGCCCACAGAGTACATCGACGACCTGTTTAAGCTGCGATCGAAGCTGAGCTCGGCCAGCCTGAAGCGTTTTGAGGAGGCCATCAACCACGAGACCTTCTGGGTGGCCACAGAGGTGACGAGGGAGCCCAATCAGCTCAAACGCATGAAGACTATAAAGCATTTCATCAAAATTGCTCTGCACTGCCGGGAGTGCAAGAACTTCAGCTCCATGTTTGCCATCATTAG TGGGTTGAACTTGGCTCCAGTGTCTAGACTGAGGGGAACATGGGAGAAGGTGCCCAGCAAATACGAGAAACTCTTTGGGGACCTTCAAGACCTCTTTGACCCGTCGAGAAACATGGCCAAGTACAGAAACGTGCTCAACAATCAAAACCTCCAGCCTCCAATCATCCCCCTGTTCCCCGTCATCAAAAAGGACCTCACCTTCCTACATGAAG GGAATGATTCTAAAGTGGACGGCCTTGTAAACTTTGAGAAGCTGAGGATGATCGCCAAAGAAATTCGCCATGTTGGACGAATGGCCTCTGTCAACATGGACCCAGCCCTCATGTTCCGGACCAG GAAGAAGAAATGGAGAAGTTTAGG TTCTCTGAGCCAAGGTAGTGCCAATGCAGCAGTGCTTGACGTCACCCAGACAGGAGGGCACAAGAAGCGTGTACGCCGCAGCTCCTTCCTGAATGCCAAAAAGCTTTACGAGGATGCCCAGATGGCCAGGAAGGTCAAGCAGTACCTGTCCAAACTCAGCCTAGAGACTAATGAGGACAGTCTGCAGACACTTTCCCTTCAATGTGAACCTTCCATCAGCACAT TGCCTAAGAATGCTAGTGGGAAAAGACCAGACACCTCACCTGTTGTATCAAGAGCTGCCAGCCAGCAGAGGGGTCAGTTGGCCAAAGGAAACCAGGCCCTGCAGGTTCCTGCTGTAGCCCTTTACCCATCCAGGAAGAAAGTCCCAGTTAAAGATCTGCCACCATTTG GCACCAGCTCTCCTCAGTCTCTGAAGAAGattctgtctctgtcagaggAGGGGAATGAAAGGCACCGCAGGCAGCCAGAGGACACCATGTCCAACGCCTCCTCTCAACTCTCCTCCCCACCCACCTCCCCTCAGAGCTCGCCCAAGAAGG GTTACACAAGAATGGGAGATGCTTACTCGGACTCGGGCCACAGTGAGATCTCCTCTCGCTCCAGCCTCGTCAGCAACTCGTCTTTTGACATGGCtcaggatgagaggagactCCGTCACTCTGGTGGACTTGGGGAGTCGCACATTGGTGGGTCGCGGCTGGAGCGAAGAGCCACCACTGATCCTGACCAGTACAGCCTGGG GTCCTACTCATCCATGCAGGACTGTCGGGGCATTTACACCGGCTGCCCCAcagttctctcctctcccagttcagaggagctgactcagGATCAGGGAGATCGCGTTTCCCTCGACGCTGCAGACAGCGGCCGCggctcctggacctcctgctcctctgggtCCCATGACAACATCCAGACCATGCAGCAGGGTCGCAGCTGGGAGACTTTAGCCTTTGGTGGGGGCGGTGGTGGCCTTGGTGGACTTCCCCCCGGAGGACCAGACTCTTTACTCGGGggatctgctgctctctgggcAGCCCAAGCCAGGGGGAGTTGGGCAtctgccagctcctcctcatcttcgGCTGCATACTGGGGAGAAGACTCTGAGGGTGATACTGGGACCATTAAGAGGAGAGGTGGAAAAGATATCAATGCTGACCCAGAAACAAGTAGCATCACATCCACTGGATCAGAGGAGGCCAAGCAGCTCGGCCGGCCCTCCCCGTCCCCCATCACCGCTGGGGGTAAAGGCCTACTTT CACGAAAAGAAAGCCGCTACCGCGAGCCCCCCCCAACGCCCCCTGGCTACACTGCCCTGTCCATCTCTGACCTCGGAGATGGGCACCAGCAACCCCCCACAGCTACCACGTCCACGTTAACCCACACGGGCCGCCGGCCGCCGGACTACACAACAGCTTTGCAGCGCTCGCGCATGGTCACACAGTCGCCAGATTCCCACAAGGCCCACCAACGGCTTCAACGCACACGCTCACCAGCTGAGGACCAAGAggccgaggaggaagaggagggtgagtcCAAGTCTTCCAAAGTAGTGGCTCTGAGGAAGGCAAAGCCAGTGGCACAACACACCGCAGGGAGTCCCAGACCATGA